Proteins encoded in a region of the Roseateles sp. SL47 genome:
- a CDS encoding acid phosphatase has product MAGCGSDDGDDGAVATLPAMPAGLGTTDTAAVQDTTTVPPFVDNAATNQRGDARYATLETNAGVRVVSGFLKVWKPSTLIVDAGVTAAANGSFPAVVASTWSGIPGDATDGTVLDTTVHSANIQYVVTATAARTDAQALAAYLDDRRGKGYSISDGMGPLTSAWRTAAGQTTTITSMPADATTVLYNDTGADVGVSTASGNKTLGLAVDFINNVGDNASTEPAKRFYKYARPWRWSSNVIVVPQLVPAKSSTPATDGGYISGHTAEAVRKAMAMAYLVPQRYQEMMARALELGENRILAGMHSPMDVIGGRILGMASAAASIANGSDTAIKATAYQQAQSAMQSAAGVTSSSALLTYAHSASTTDDRFNDWTSLRTNALRRMTFSLPQNGDKTKVATVPKGAEVLLETRLPYLSADQRRVVLKTTAMPSGWLVMDDAEGWGRLNYVAAADGYGAFNGDVSVTMDGSLGGFYAEDSWRNDISGAGMLTKDGSGTLHLSGANTFSGGLVLKAGVISADSASALGKGDVYMAGGTLISNASAAQVAVGGRFSQRANSTLQVVLGSNGAGRLAAAGAVNVEEGATLSVKFAKGFSVKAGDTVQVLTSGTSLAGRYSTVTVDGFTKIKTSYSGTTLSIKIEG; this is encoded by the coding sequence ATGGCCGGCTGCGGCAGCGACGATGGTGATGACGGTGCCGTTGCCACCCTGCCCGCGATGCCGGCCGGCCTGGGCACCACCGACACCGCCGCCGTGCAGGACACCACCACGGTGCCTCCCTTTGTCGACAACGCCGCCACCAATCAGCGCGGTGATGCCCGTTACGCCACGCTGGAGACCAATGCCGGCGTGCGGGTGGTGTCCGGTTTCCTGAAGGTCTGGAAGCCCAGCACCCTGATCGTGGATGCCGGCGTCACCGCCGCCGCCAACGGCAGCTTCCCGGCCGTGGTGGCCTCCACCTGGAGCGGCATCCCCGGTGATGCCACCGACGGCACGGTGCTGGACACCACCGTTCACAGTGCCAACATCCAATACGTGGTCACCGCCACCGCCGCCCGCACCGATGCGCAGGCGCTGGCCGCCTATCTGGATGACCGCCGTGGCAAGGGCTACAGCATCAGCGACGGCATGGGCCCGCTGACCAGCGCCTGGCGCACTGCCGCCGGCCAGACCACCACCATCACCAGCATGCCGGCCGATGCCACCACGGTGCTCTACAACGACACCGGGGCCGATGTGGGCGTGAGCACCGCCTCCGGCAACAAGACCCTGGGCCTGGCGGTGGACTTCATCAACAACGTGGGCGACAACGCCTCCACCGAGCCGGCCAAGCGCTTCTACAAGTACGCCCGCCCCTGGCGCTGGAGCAGCAATGTCATCGTGGTGCCACAACTGGTGCCCGCCAAGAGCAGCACACCCGCCACCGACGGCGGCTACATCAGCGGCCACACCGCCGAAGCCGTGCGCAAGGCCATGGCCATGGCCTATCTGGTGCCGCAGCGTTATCAGGAGATGATGGCCCGCGCCCTGGAACTGGGCGAGAACCGCATCCTGGCCGGCATGCATTCGCCGATGGACGTGATCGGAGGCCGCATCCTGGGCATGGCGTCCGCCGCCGCCTCGATTGCCAACGGTTCGGACACCGCCATCAAGGCCACGGCTTATCAGCAGGCCCAATCGGCGATGCAGTCGGCTGCTGGAGTTACCTCGTCGTCGGCCCTGCTGACCTATGCCCATTCGGCCAGTACCACCGATGACCGCTTCAACGACTGGACCTCGCTGCGCACCAATGCCCTGCGCCGCATGACGTTCAGCCTGCCGCAGAACGGCGACAAGACCAAGGTCGCCACGGTGCCGAAGGGCGCCGAAGTGCTGCTGGAAACCCGCCTGCCCTACCTCAGCGCCGATCAGCGCCGCGTGGTACTGAAGACCACCGCCATGCCCTCCGGCTGGCTGGTGATGGACGATGCGGAAGGCTGGGGCCGTCTGAACTACGTGGCCGCAGCCGATGGTTATGGCGCCTTCAATGGCGATGTGTCCGTGACGATGGATGGCTCGCTGGGCGGCTTCTATGCCGAAGACAGCTGGCGCAATGACATCAGTGGCGCCGGCATGCTGACCAAGGACGGCAGCGGCACCCTGCACCTCAGCGGCGCCAACACCTTCAGCGGCGGCCTGGTGCTCAAGGCCGGTGTGATCTCCGCCGACAGCGCCTCGGCCCTGGGCAAGGGAGACGTCTACATGGCGGGCGGCACGCTCATCAGCAATGCCTCCGCCGCGCAAGTGGCCGTGGGCGGCCGCTTCAGCCAGCGTGCCAACTCCACGCTGCAGGTGGTGCTGGGCAGCAACGGCGCCGGCCGTCTGGCGGCAGCGGGTGCGGTGAATGTGGAAGAAGGTGCCACGCTGAGCGTGAAGTTCGCCAAGGGCTTCAGCGTCAAGGCGGGCGACACGGTGCAGGTGCTGACCAGCGGCACCTCGCTGGCCGGCCGCTACAGCACCGTCACGG
- a CDS encoding type VI secretion system Vgr family protein: protein MPAPTPFRLKTALPDDTLRVHTCTVREALSELGDTTLTLLSDRKDIQAAELLGKQASLTVALRDDAPRHVSGYVSRFARSGFEGKYSVYQMTLKPWPWLMTRTADCRIFQEMTVPDIVKQVFDDHPVARFEFNLMRPYRTWNYCVQYRETDFNFIARLLEHEGIYWYIQHDESGHKMVVCDSASAHDAVATCATLPFYGGSGQVPPQLEYVSQWANVQCVQPGKVVITDYDFQRPSSSLETSQARKRDYDLSDGEIFDYPGGYIQNGDGAQYVEDRLDELQSSYDLYDGVTNAQGVHTGHLLSLSRHPTDDQNIQYLVTSTSLHLRQAVSEAGSGSTDLSCSFNCIPAAQQYRPTRRTPKPVVPGPQTAIVTGPAGEEIHTDKFGRVKVQFHWDRRGQRNEQSSCWVSVAHPWAGSNFGGVHIPRIGQEVIVGFLEGDPDAPIIIGRTYNGENLPPWDLPANATQSGFLTRSTKGGGYGNANAIRFEDKKGDEQVWIHAEKNQDIEVENDETHWVGRDRTKTIDRHETTLVKGNRTETVNLDETITVHQNRTERVDLDEKVSIGLNRTEDVGVNETISIGSNRSVTIGGMKTETIALAKAETIGLGKALTIGAAYQTSVGGLMNTTVGAFQTEQVGLYKHTTVGQNYSVKVGDSFQLQATNKIHLVVGSASLTMSSDGKVTIRGTEFLFDSSGPVQINGKDIDLN, encoded by the coding sequence ATGCCCGCACCAACACCTTTTCGACTCAAGACTGCACTGCCCGACGACACCCTGCGTGTACACACCTGCACGGTGCGTGAAGCGTTGAGTGAGCTGGGTGACACCACGCTCACGCTGTTGAGCGACCGCAAGGACATCCAGGCCGCTGAACTGCTTGGCAAGCAGGCATCGCTGACGGTGGCGCTGCGCGATGACGCGCCTCGCCATGTCAGCGGTTACGTTTCACGGTTCGCCCGCAGCGGCTTTGAAGGCAAGTACAGCGTCTATCAGATGACGCTCAAGCCCTGGCCCTGGCTGATGACGCGCACCGCCGATTGCCGGATCTTCCAGGAAATGACGGTGCCGGACATCGTCAAGCAGGTGTTTGACGACCACCCGGTGGCGCGCTTCGAGTTCAATTTGATGCGCCCCTACCGCACCTGGAACTACTGCGTACAGTACCGGGAGACGGATTTCAATTTCATTGCCCGGCTGCTGGAACATGAGGGTATCTACTGGTACATCCAGCACGATGAATCCGGCCACAAGATGGTGGTGTGCGACTCCGCCAGTGCTCACGACGCCGTCGCCACGTGTGCCACGCTGCCGTTTTACGGGGGCAGTGGGCAAGTGCCGCCGCAGTTGGAGTATGTGTCGCAATGGGCCAATGTGCAGTGCGTGCAGCCGGGCAAGGTGGTCATTACCGATTACGACTTCCAGCGCCCGTCCAGTTCGCTGGAGACCAGCCAGGCGCGCAAGCGGGACTATGACTTGTCCGACGGGGAGATCTTCGATTACCCGGGCGGTTACATCCAGAACGGCGACGGTGCGCAGTATGTGGAAGACCGGCTGGACGAGTTGCAGAGTTCGTACGACCTCTACGACGGTGTGACCAACGCACAGGGCGTTCATACCGGGCATTTGCTGTCGCTGAGCCGGCATCCGACGGACGACCAGAACATCCAGTATCTGGTCACGTCGACGTCGCTGCACCTGCGCCAGGCGGTGAGTGAGGCGGGGTCTGGCTCGACTGATTTGAGCTGCAGCTTCAATTGCATTCCTGCGGCGCAGCAGTACCGGCCGACACGGCGCACGCCCAAGCCGGTGGTGCCGGGGCCGCAGACGGCGATTGTCACCGGACCGGCAGGCGAGGAAATTCACACCGACAAATTTGGCCGGGTGAAAGTGCAATTTCATTGGGACCGGCGCGGTCAGCGCAATGAGCAGAGCTCGTGCTGGGTGAGCGTGGCGCATCCGTGGGCGGGGTCCAACTTTGGTGGCGTTCACATTCCGCGGATTGGGCAGGAAGTGATCGTCGGATTCCTCGAAGGGGATCCGGACGCACCCATCATCATCGGACGGACCTACAACGGCGAGAACCTGCCGCCCTGGGACCTGCCGGCCAATGCGACGCAAAGCGGTTTCCTGACGCGCTCCACCAAGGGCGGCGGGTATGGCAATGCCAATGCCATCCGGTTCGAGGACAAGAAGGGCGACGAGCAGGTCTGGATCCACGCGGAGAAGAACCAGGACATCGAGGTCGAGAACGACGAGACACATTGGGTCGGGCGGGATCGGACCAAGACCATTGATCGGCATGAGACGACGCTGGTGAAGGGGAACCGGACGGAGACGGTGAACCTGGATGAAACGATCACGGTGCATCAGAACCGCACGGAGCGGGTGGATCTGGATGAGAAGGTCTCGATCGGGCTGAACCGGACGGAAGACGTCGGGGTGAATGAGACGATCTCGATCGGTTCGAATCGGTCGGTCACCATCGGCGGGATGAAGACCGAGACCATTGCGCTGGCGAAGGCGGAGACGATTGGGCTGGGGAAGGCGTTGACGATTGGTGCGGCGTATCAGACCTCGGTGGGGGGGCTGATGAATACGACGGTGGGGGCCTTCCAAACGGAGCAAGTGGGGCTCTACAAGCACACTACCGTGGGTCAGAACTACAGCGTCAAGGTGGGGGACTCGTTCCAGCTACAAGCGACAAACAAGATTCACCTGGTTGTCGGCAGCGCAAGCCTGACCATGTCGAGCGACGGCAAGGTGACGATCAGAGGGACCGAGTTTCTATTCGACTCCTCGGGGCCGGTTCAGATCAACGGCAAAGATATTGATCTGAACTGA
- a CDS encoding DUF2169 family type VI secretion system accessory protein, whose product MQFKNQTPFDALAFEGVDTHDREYHVVVLSASYTLQRVDGVDDWTAVPDDGRTGLPALPLTLADEHWGDPVTTSLKRESDLVPYKPRCDVRWVGVAYVGAPLPQFHARMAIRQGDDVKLDKTLLITGPREFIRVGGREAAEANGDMPNYRLGPPEPTSAVPLRYEYAFGGNCLLKASGNAEPIVNEVCYRNPIGRGWWAREYVEALLRTDARWPERMPAPQIWMGSPISEWTVTAQSGSKSPVEMAQMPYPTIPAGFGPLGKAWAPRLALAGTYDAEWLENRHPDLPRDFDFGFWNGAPADMQIDFPDVTGAGVLMAVQGLIPTGDLLRWQVPPHRAYVLMRLDDGLVLPNPMQIDLIEVDNSDPSNPPRLRIVWRTALLKAASPRVLEARFETDPGQPLLKLRPSAQYQRPSLPSISSRS is encoded by the coding sequence ATGCAATTCAAGAATCAAACACCGTTTGACGCTTTGGCGTTTGAGGGCGTTGACACGCATGACCGCGAGTATCACGTCGTCGTACTGTCAGCAAGCTACACGCTCCAACGCGTTGACGGGGTGGATGATTGGACGGCGGTACCAGACGACGGACGCACCGGACTGCCTGCCCTGCCGTTGACGCTTGCTGACGAACATTGGGGGGATCCCGTCACCACCAGTCTGAAGCGTGAGAGCGATTTGGTCCCTTACAAGCCCAGATGTGACGTCAGATGGGTGGGGGTTGCGTATGTAGGCGCGCCGCTGCCTCAGTTCCATGCGCGAATGGCCATCCGACAAGGGGACGACGTCAAACTTGACAAAACATTGCTGATCACGGGGCCCCGAGAGTTCATACGCGTTGGCGGACGGGAAGCCGCCGAGGCCAATGGCGATATGCCGAACTATCGACTCGGTCCACCAGAGCCTACATCGGCAGTTCCACTGCGCTATGAATACGCCTTCGGCGGGAACTGCCTTTTGAAAGCGTCTGGTAACGCCGAGCCCATCGTGAATGAGGTCTGCTACCGAAATCCAATCGGACGAGGGTGGTGGGCAAGGGAATACGTCGAAGCGCTTCTACGGACCGATGCCCGGTGGCCGGAACGTATGCCCGCTCCTCAAATATGGATGGGATCTCCGATCTCCGAGTGGACAGTCACCGCGCAATCTGGAAGTAAAAGCCCAGTGGAGATGGCCCAGATGCCCTATCCAACGATACCTGCTGGGTTCGGCCCGCTCGGCAAAGCTTGGGCGCCACGTCTGGCCTTGGCTGGGACTTATGACGCTGAATGGTTGGAGAACCGCCATCCCGATCTGCCGCGTGATTTCGACTTTGGTTTCTGGAATGGCGCGCCTGCCGACATGCAGATTGACTTCCCTGACGTGACGGGCGCGGGGGTGCTTATGGCGGTGCAAGGTTTGATACCGACAGGCGATTTATTGCGATGGCAAGTGCCCCCTCATCGCGCCTACGTACTTATGCGCCTTGATGACGGCTTGGTTCTACCCAATCCGATGCAGATTGATTTGATCGAGGTGGACAACAGTGACCCGTCCAACCCTCCGCGTTTGCGCATCGTTTGGCGTACCGCACTGCTCAAGGCTGCATCGCCGAGAGTGTTGGAAGCACGGTTTGAAACGGATCCAGGGCAACCGCTTTTGAAGCTGAGACCGTCGGCGCAATACCAGCGCCCAAGTTTGCCTTCGATCTCTTCCAGGAGCTGA
- a CDS encoding DUF4150 domain-containing protein, protein MAKNLVARQQVGWKVICTRPDVCKTPMGSSTPPVPYPVYSELMSSADVAKSVRSNGHPLVILDDSYTASTIGDAAGAAKGVSSSTVAGKCYPAKASGTVRAQKHWLVRHGDEFEMNAP, encoded by the coding sequence ATGGCTAAGAACCTTGTTGCCCGACAGCAGGTCGGATGGAAGGTGATCTGCACGCGTCCCGACGTTTGCAAAACGCCCATGGGGTCCAGCACGCCACCGGTCCCTTACCCCGTTTACTCGGAACTGATGTCATCGGCGGACGTCGCCAAATCCGTCCGGAGCAATGGCCATCCGCTGGTGATCCTGGACGATAGCTATACCGCCTCGACGATCGGCGATGCAGCGGGAGCCGCCAAAGGTGTTAGTAGCAGCACGGTGGCAGGGAAGTGCTACCCGGCCAAAGCGAGCGGTACGGTCAGGGCACAAAAGCATTGGCTGGTGCGTCATGGCGACGAATTCGAAATGAACGCTCCTTAA